From Argopecten irradians isolate NY chromosome 2, Ai_NY, whole genome shotgun sequence, the proteins below share one genomic window:
- the LOC138315441 gene encoding serine/threonine-protein phosphatase 4 regulatory subunit 1-like isoform X4 — protein sequence MADIDFYTDLNDDNPEDGFGLDDSLDGEDSYGTDDKLTPLQKLEKYMQSDNVYTRQMVARGLLDTLRAVEDTTDGECVAVLNAMVRLSEDSDPIVRSELMEQVPHIAVYCHEHAIVFQNSVPLYVLPMVVRYLNDHHNQVRKTSQAALLVLLEQELIVKADIEQQVVSVILDLASPDSLDDYRTEAVALMSKMAPLLGKEMTERVFLPRYCEMCTDPLFHVRKVCAANFGDFCTVVGQGNTEQQLLPKFYYLCEDGVWGVRKACAECFMAVSCACSPDVRRGELSTLFVNLLCDLSRWVRMAAFQQLGPFISTFADPGVTGLYVDDDGILCIKNPEILLALESGERLQNIVGQIDKDDILASSEVCEEESNARDLKVVEEGGSTNCDCDNTGEPMEISNDNEIDVGILESETKDTPDISPEELRAKCYKEAEKSASPEDTKVVKDNDSSEQSETRESEQVCDNEKSAYVQEGAEESKDSSENVLSNSATEKESSSAGSEDVVHIHLDNVGTNFNSFQYWRTPLPEIDLDFDIVNGAATNFHVTTKVREDKMFSLSSPQDTNTSDSNTQASSDKLSDTLNWLNLDEDRESKQTVIEGGVTFHTASVNTVCDETVDNIGSTHVLDINGSSLSDNAEMDEAQLAQQQDIVPQSLLESYLGMADPSRAQTVDTEITRHCAYNLPAVAYTLGRKNWNCIKMLYDVLATDMQWKVRRTLAFSIHEMALILGEEITHRDLVPVFDGFLKDLDEVRIGVLKHLADFLRLLKPNMRQQYLTKVECFMNTDNCRNWRFRLELADQLMLMSELFSAHEVSHYLLPLGITLAEDKVSEVRQAAFRLLSIMLKRMADQNDEKLTVGLVKALKEKFAESNKWARRQVYAQLIEYILEEDAVPIEIFTTELVPSLLSLCHDVVPNVRISVAKTMSRHIFTREYFTSPKNPLYDEMCKTLQNLQSDSDRDVRFFACPQQDTFVDHEEDLHPDYIQGNNYSQEETLPV from the exons ATGGCGG ATAttgacttttataccgacttaAACGATGACAACCCCGAAGATG GATTTGGACTCGACGACAGCCTTGATGGAGAAGATAGTTATGGAACAGATGACAAGCTTACTCCTTTACAGAAACTCGAAAAATACATGCAGAGTGACAACGTTTACACTAG ACAAATGGTGGCAAGAGGTCTGCTGGACACACTACGAGCCGTGGAAGACACAACAGACGGGGAATGTGTTGCCGTCCTCAATGCAATGGTTAGGCTCTCGGAGGACAGTG ATCCCATTGTTCGATCCGAGTTGATGGAACAGGTGCCACACATAGCTGTATATTGCCATGAACATGCAATAGTATTTCAAAATTCTGTGCCTTTGTATGTCCTTCCTATGGTAGTAAGGTACCTAAACGACCACCACAATCAG GTTAGAAAAACAAGTCAAGCTGCCCTATTGGTGCTGTTGGAACAGGAATTAATAGTTAAAG CGGATATAGAACAACAAGTAGTGAGTGTTATACTAGACCTTGCCAGCCCCGACAGTTTGGACGATTATAGAACAGAGGCTGTGGCT CTGATGAGCAAAATGGCTCCTTTATTAGGAAAGGAAATGACCGAGCGTGTGTTCTTACCCAGATACTGCGAGATGTGCACAGATCCCCTTTTTCATGTGCGAAAG GTGTGTGCAGCAAACTTTGGAGACTTCTGTACTGTAGTTGGACAGGGAAATACAGAACAACAATTG CTGCCAAAGTTCTATTACTTGTGTGAGGATGGTGTGTGGGGAGTGAGGAAGGCCTGTGCAGAATGCTTCATGGCTGTATCATGTGCCTGTTCACCAGATGTACGCAGGGGAGAACTGTCCACGCTCTTTGTTAATTTGCTCTGTGATCTATCTCGATGG GTACGGATGGCAGCATTTCAACAATTAGGTCCATTCATTTCAACGTTTGCTGACCCAGGAGTAACCGGATtatatgttgatgatgatgggatTCTCTGTATCAAGAATCCTGAAATATTATTAGCACT GGAAAGTGGTGAAAGGCTACAAAATATAGTTGGTCAAATTGACAAAGATGACATTCTTGCATCTTCTGAAGTATGTGAGGAGGAATCTAACGCAAGAGACCTGAAGGTTGTTGAGGAAGGTGGTAGTACGAACTGTGACTGTGATAACACTGGAGAACCAATGGAGATCTCTAATGACAATGAAATTGATGTAGGTATTCTCGAGTCGGAAACCAAAGACACACCAGATATTTCACCTGAAGAGTTACGTGCCAAATGTTACAAGGAGGCAGAAAAATCAGCATCGCCTGAAGATACCAAAGTTGTAAAAGACAATGACAGTAGTGAACAGAGTGAAACTAGAGAAAGTGAACAGGTCTGTGATAATGAGAAGTCGGCTTATGTACAGGAAGGGGCGGAAGAATCAAAAGATAGTtctgaaaatgttttatcaaactCTGCAACTGAAAAAGAAAGCTCTTCTGCTGGATCAGAAGATGTAGTGCATATACACTTAGATAATGTAGGAACCAATTTCAATTCTTTCCAGTATTGGCGGACTCCATTACCCGAGATTGacttagattttgatattgtaaaTGGAGCTGCCACCAACTTTCATGTGACCACCAAAGTACGGGAGGACAAGATGTTTAGTTTGTCCAGTCCCCAGGACACTAATACGTCAGATAGCAATACACAAGCATCTAGTGATAAATTGTCGGACACACTCAACTGGCTAAACTTAGACGAGGACAGGGAGTCCAAACAGACTGTGATAGAAGGAGGAGTCACTTTCCACACTGCCAGTGTAAATACTGTGTGTGATGAGACTGTTGATAACATTGGCAGTACACATGTCCTTG ACATCAATGGAAGCAGTTTATCAGATAATGCAGAAATGGACGAGGCACAACTAGCTCAACAACAG GACATAGTGCCCCAGAGCCTGCTTGAGAGTTACCTGGGGATGGCTGATCCGTCCCGGGCTCAGACTGTTGATACAGAGATCACTCGTCACTGTGCCTACAATCTGCCAGCAGTGGCCTACACACTAGGTCGAAAAAACTGGAACTGTATCAAGATGCTTTATGATGTACTAGCCACAGACATGCAG TGGAAGGTAAGAAGAACACTGGccttttccatacatgaaatgGCATTAATACTGGGAGAGGAAATAACACATAGAGACCTTGTTCCTGTATTTGATGGATTCCTCAAAGATTTAGATGAAGTTCGCATTGGAGTATTGAAACATTTAGCAGACTTTCTAAGG CTTTTAAAACCCAATATGCGACAACAATATCTTACTAAAGTGGAGTGCTTTATGAATACCGACAACTGTCGCAACTGGCGATTCCGACTTGAATTGGCAGA TCAGCTTATGTTGATGTCAGAGCTATTCTCTGCCCACGAAGTCAGCCACTACCTCCTGCCTTTAGGTATAACTTTAGCCGAGGACAAGGTGTCGGAAGTTCGCCAGGCAGCTTTCAGATTG CTAAGTATCATGCTGAAACGAATGGCTGaccaaaatgatgaaaaattaacTGTAGGTTTGGTTAAGGCATTGAAAGAAAAATTTGCAGAGAGCAATAAATGGGCCAGAAGACAAGT GTATGCTCAGTTGATAGAATATATACTAGAGGAGGATGCCGTTCCAATTGAGATCTTCACTACAGAACTGGTGCCAAGTCTTTTATCGCTATGTCATGATGTTGTGCCAAATGTGAGAATTTCTGTTGCCAAAACAATGTCTCGACACATATTCACACGTG AATATTTCACATCACCGAAGAACCCTCTGTATGATGAGATGTGTAAGACTCTACAGAATTTACAGTCGGACAGTGATCGTGATGTGCGTTTCTTTGCTTGTCCCCAGCAGGATACCTTTGTCGATCATGAGGAAGACCTTCATCCTGATTATATACAAGGAAATAACTATTCACAGGAAGAAACG CTTCCTGTGTAG
- the LOC138315441 gene encoding serine/threonine-protein phosphatase 4 regulatory subunit 1-like isoform X3, with protein MADIDFYTDLNDDNPEDGFGLDDSLDGEDSYGTDDKLTPLQKLEKYMQSDNVYTRQMVARGLLDTLRAVEDTTDGECVAVLNAMVRLSEDSDPIVRSELMEQVPHIAVYCHEHAIVFQNSVPLYVLPMVVRYLNDHHNQVRKTSQAALLVLLEQELIVKADIEQQVVSVILDLASPDSLDDYRTEAVALMSKMAPLLGKEMTERVFLPRYCEMCTDPLFHVRKVCAANFGDFCTVVGQGNTEQQLLPKFYYLCEDGVWGVRKACAECFMAVSCACSPDVRRGELSTLFVNLLCDLSRWVRMAAFQQLGPFISTFADPGVTGLYVDDDGILCIKNPEILLALESGERLQNIVGQIDKDDILASSEVCEEESNARDLKVVEEGGSTNCDCDNTGEPMEISNDNEIDVGILESETKDTPDISPEELRAKCYKEAEKSASPEDTKVVKDNDSSEQSETRESEQVCDNEKSAYVQEGAEESKDSSENVLSNSATEKESSSAGSEDVVHIHLDNVGTNFNSFQYWRTPLPEIDLDFDIVNGAATNFHVTTKVREDKMFSLSSPQDTNTSDSNTQASSDKLSDTLNWLNLDEDRESKQTVIEGGVTFHTASVNTVCDETVDNIGSTHVLDINGSSLSDNAEMDEAQLAQQQMLMCLNQDIVPQSLLESYLGMADPSRAQTVDTEITRHCAYNLPAVAYTLGRKNWNCIKMLYDVLATDMQWKVRRTLAFSIHEMALILGEEITHRDLVPVFDGFLKDLDEVRIGVLKHLADFLRLLKPNMRQQYLTKVECFMNTDNCRNWRFRLELADQLMLMSELFSAHEVSHYLLPLGITLAEDKVSEVRQAAFRLLSIMLKRMADQNDEKLTVGLVKALKEKFAESNKWARRQVYAQLIEYILEEDAVPIEIFTTELVPSLLSLCHDVVPNVRISVAKTMSRHIFTREYFTSPKNPLYDEMCKTLQNLQSDSDRDVRFFACPQQDTFVDHEEDLHPDYIQGNNYSQEETLPV; from the exons ATGGCGG ATAttgacttttataccgacttaAACGATGACAACCCCGAAGATG GATTTGGACTCGACGACAGCCTTGATGGAGAAGATAGTTATGGAACAGATGACAAGCTTACTCCTTTACAGAAACTCGAAAAATACATGCAGAGTGACAACGTTTACACTAG ACAAATGGTGGCAAGAGGTCTGCTGGACACACTACGAGCCGTGGAAGACACAACAGACGGGGAATGTGTTGCCGTCCTCAATGCAATGGTTAGGCTCTCGGAGGACAGTG ATCCCATTGTTCGATCCGAGTTGATGGAACAGGTGCCACACATAGCTGTATATTGCCATGAACATGCAATAGTATTTCAAAATTCTGTGCCTTTGTATGTCCTTCCTATGGTAGTAAGGTACCTAAACGACCACCACAATCAG GTTAGAAAAACAAGTCAAGCTGCCCTATTGGTGCTGTTGGAACAGGAATTAATAGTTAAAG CGGATATAGAACAACAAGTAGTGAGTGTTATACTAGACCTTGCCAGCCCCGACAGTTTGGACGATTATAGAACAGAGGCTGTGGCT CTGATGAGCAAAATGGCTCCTTTATTAGGAAAGGAAATGACCGAGCGTGTGTTCTTACCCAGATACTGCGAGATGTGCACAGATCCCCTTTTTCATGTGCGAAAG GTGTGTGCAGCAAACTTTGGAGACTTCTGTACTGTAGTTGGACAGGGAAATACAGAACAACAATTG CTGCCAAAGTTCTATTACTTGTGTGAGGATGGTGTGTGGGGAGTGAGGAAGGCCTGTGCAGAATGCTTCATGGCTGTATCATGTGCCTGTTCACCAGATGTACGCAGGGGAGAACTGTCCACGCTCTTTGTTAATTTGCTCTGTGATCTATCTCGATGG GTACGGATGGCAGCATTTCAACAATTAGGTCCATTCATTTCAACGTTTGCTGACCCAGGAGTAACCGGATtatatgttgatgatgatgggatTCTCTGTATCAAGAATCCTGAAATATTATTAGCACT GGAAAGTGGTGAAAGGCTACAAAATATAGTTGGTCAAATTGACAAAGATGACATTCTTGCATCTTCTGAAGTATGTGAGGAGGAATCTAACGCAAGAGACCTGAAGGTTGTTGAGGAAGGTGGTAGTACGAACTGTGACTGTGATAACACTGGAGAACCAATGGAGATCTCTAATGACAATGAAATTGATGTAGGTATTCTCGAGTCGGAAACCAAAGACACACCAGATATTTCACCTGAAGAGTTACGTGCCAAATGTTACAAGGAGGCAGAAAAATCAGCATCGCCTGAAGATACCAAAGTTGTAAAAGACAATGACAGTAGTGAACAGAGTGAAACTAGAGAAAGTGAACAGGTCTGTGATAATGAGAAGTCGGCTTATGTACAGGAAGGGGCGGAAGAATCAAAAGATAGTtctgaaaatgttttatcaaactCTGCAACTGAAAAAGAAAGCTCTTCTGCTGGATCAGAAGATGTAGTGCATATACACTTAGATAATGTAGGAACCAATTTCAATTCTTTCCAGTATTGGCGGACTCCATTACCCGAGATTGacttagattttgatattgtaaaTGGAGCTGCCACCAACTTTCATGTGACCACCAAAGTACGGGAGGACAAGATGTTTAGTTTGTCCAGTCCCCAGGACACTAATACGTCAGATAGCAATACACAAGCATCTAGTGATAAATTGTCGGACACACTCAACTGGCTAAACTTAGACGAGGACAGGGAGTCCAAACAGACTGTGATAGAAGGAGGAGTCACTTTCCACACTGCCAGTGTAAATACTGTGTGTGATGAGACTGTTGATAACATTGGCAGTACACATGTCCTTG ACATCAATGGAAGCAGTTTATCAGATAATGCAGAAATGGACGAGGCACAACTAGCTCAACAACAG ATGTTGATGTGTTTAAACCAGGACATAGTGCCCCAGAGCCTGCTTGAGAGTTACCTGGGGATGGCTGATCCGTCCCGGGCTCAGACTGTTGATACAGAGATCACTCGTCACTGTGCCTACAATCTGCCAGCAGTGGCCTACACACTAGGTCGAAAAAACTGGAACTGTATCAAGATGCTTTATGATGTACTAGCCACAGACATGCAG TGGAAGGTAAGAAGAACACTGGccttttccatacatgaaatgGCATTAATACTGGGAGAGGAAATAACACATAGAGACCTTGTTCCTGTATTTGATGGATTCCTCAAAGATTTAGATGAAGTTCGCATTGGAGTATTGAAACATTTAGCAGACTTTCTAAGG CTTTTAAAACCCAATATGCGACAACAATATCTTACTAAAGTGGAGTGCTTTATGAATACCGACAACTGTCGCAACTGGCGATTCCGACTTGAATTGGCAGA TCAGCTTATGTTGATGTCAGAGCTATTCTCTGCCCACGAAGTCAGCCACTACCTCCTGCCTTTAGGTATAACTTTAGCCGAGGACAAGGTGTCGGAAGTTCGCCAGGCAGCTTTCAGATTG CTAAGTATCATGCTGAAACGAATGGCTGaccaaaatgatgaaaaattaacTGTAGGTTTGGTTAAGGCATTGAAAGAAAAATTTGCAGAGAGCAATAAATGGGCCAGAAGACAAGT GTATGCTCAGTTGATAGAATATATACTAGAGGAGGATGCCGTTCCAATTGAGATCTTCACTACAGAACTGGTGCCAAGTCTTTTATCGCTATGTCATGATGTTGTGCCAAATGTGAGAATTTCTGTTGCCAAAACAATGTCTCGACACATATTCACACGTG AATATTTCACATCACCGAAGAACCCTCTGTATGATGAGATGTGTAAGACTCTACAGAATTTACAGTCGGACAGTGATCGTGATGTGCGTTTCTTTGCTTGTCCCCAGCAGGATACCTTTGTCGATCATGAGGAAGACCTTCATCCTGATTATATACAAGGAAATAACTATTCACAGGAAGAAACG CTTCCTGTGTAG
- the LOC138315441 gene encoding serine/threonine-protein phosphatase 4 regulatory subunit 1-like isoform X2: MADIDFYTDLNDDNPEDGFGLDDSLDGEDSYGTDDKLTPLQKLEKYMQSDNVYTRQMVARGLLDTLRAVEDTTDGECVAVLNAMVRLSEDSDPIVRSELMEQVPHIAVYCHEHAIVFQNSVPLYVLPMVVRYLNDHHNQVRKTSQAALLVLLEQELIVKADIEQQVVSVILDLASPDSLDDYRTEAVALMSKMAPLLGKEMTERVFLPRYCEMCTDPLFHVRKVCAANFGDFCTVVGQGNTEQQLLPKFYYLCEDGVWGVRKACAECFMAVSCACSPDVRRGELSTLFVNLLCDLSRWVRMAAFQQLGPFISTFADPGVTGLYVDDDGILCIKNPEILLALESGERLQNIVGQIDKDDILASSEVCEEESNARDLKVVEEGGSTNCDCDNTGEPMEISNDNEIDVGILESETKDTPDISPEELRAKCYKEAEKSASPEDTKVVKDNDSSEQSETRESEQVCDNEKSAYVQEGAEESKDSSENVLSNSATEKESSSAGSEDVVHIHLDNVGTNFNSFQYWRTPLPEIDLDFDIVNGAATNFHVTTKVREDKMFSLSSPQDTNTSDSNTQASSDKLSDTLNWLNLDEDRESKQTVIEGGVTFHTASVNTVCDETVDNIGSTHVLGEHLNETTSKIVDGVVKDINGSSLSDNAEMDEAQLAQQQDIVPQSLLESYLGMADPSRAQTVDTEITRHCAYNLPAVAYTLGRKNWNCIKMLYDVLATDMQWKVRRTLAFSIHEMALILGEEITHRDLVPVFDGFLKDLDEVRIGVLKHLADFLRLLKPNMRQQYLTKVECFMNTDNCRNWRFRLELADQLMLMSELFSAHEVSHYLLPLGITLAEDKVSEVRQAAFRLLSIMLKRMADQNDEKLTVGLVKALKEKFAESNKWARRQVYAQLIEYILEEDAVPIEIFTTELVPSLLSLCHDVVPNVRISVAKTMSRHIFTREYFTSPKNPLYDEMCKTLQNLQSDSDRDVRFFACPQQDTFVDHEEDLHPDYIQGNNYSQEETLPV; encoded by the exons ATGGCGG ATAttgacttttataccgacttaAACGATGACAACCCCGAAGATG GATTTGGACTCGACGACAGCCTTGATGGAGAAGATAGTTATGGAACAGATGACAAGCTTACTCCTTTACAGAAACTCGAAAAATACATGCAGAGTGACAACGTTTACACTAG ACAAATGGTGGCAAGAGGTCTGCTGGACACACTACGAGCCGTGGAAGACACAACAGACGGGGAATGTGTTGCCGTCCTCAATGCAATGGTTAGGCTCTCGGAGGACAGTG ATCCCATTGTTCGATCCGAGTTGATGGAACAGGTGCCACACATAGCTGTATATTGCCATGAACATGCAATAGTATTTCAAAATTCTGTGCCTTTGTATGTCCTTCCTATGGTAGTAAGGTACCTAAACGACCACCACAATCAG GTTAGAAAAACAAGTCAAGCTGCCCTATTGGTGCTGTTGGAACAGGAATTAATAGTTAAAG CGGATATAGAACAACAAGTAGTGAGTGTTATACTAGACCTTGCCAGCCCCGACAGTTTGGACGATTATAGAACAGAGGCTGTGGCT CTGATGAGCAAAATGGCTCCTTTATTAGGAAAGGAAATGACCGAGCGTGTGTTCTTACCCAGATACTGCGAGATGTGCACAGATCCCCTTTTTCATGTGCGAAAG GTGTGTGCAGCAAACTTTGGAGACTTCTGTACTGTAGTTGGACAGGGAAATACAGAACAACAATTG CTGCCAAAGTTCTATTACTTGTGTGAGGATGGTGTGTGGGGAGTGAGGAAGGCCTGTGCAGAATGCTTCATGGCTGTATCATGTGCCTGTTCACCAGATGTACGCAGGGGAGAACTGTCCACGCTCTTTGTTAATTTGCTCTGTGATCTATCTCGATGG GTACGGATGGCAGCATTTCAACAATTAGGTCCATTCATTTCAACGTTTGCTGACCCAGGAGTAACCGGATtatatgttgatgatgatgggatTCTCTGTATCAAGAATCCTGAAATATTATTAGCACT GGAAAGTGGTGAAAGGCTACAAAATATAGTTGGTCAAATTGACAAAGATGACATTCTTGCATCTTCTGAAGTATGTGAGGAGGAATCTAACGCAAGAGACCTGAAGGTTGTTGAGGAAGGTGGTAGTACGAACTGTGACTGTGATAACACTGGAGAACCAATGGAGATCTCTAATGACAATGAAATTGATGTAGGTATTCTCGAGTCGGAAACCAAAGACACACCAGATATTTCACCTGAAGAGTTACGTGCCAAATGTTACAAGGAGGCAGAAAAATCAGCATCGCCTGAAGATACCAAAGTTGTAAAAGACAATGACAGTAGTGAACAGAGTGAAACTAGAGAAAGTGAACAGGTCTGTGATAATGAGAAGTCGGCTTATGTACAGGAAGGGGCGGAAGAATCAAAAGATAGTtctgaaaatgttttatcaaactCTGCAACTGAAAAAGAAAGCTCTTCTGCTGGATCAGAAGATGTAGTGCATATACACTTAGATAATGTAGGAACCAATTTCAATTCTTTCCAGTATTGGCGGACTCCATTACCCGAGATTGacttagattttgatattgtaaaTGGAGCTGCCACCAACTTTCATGTGACCACCAAAGTACGGGAGGACAAGATGTTTAGTTTGTCCAGTCCCCAGGACACTAATACGTCAGATAGCAATACACAAGCATCTAGTGATAAATTGTCGGACACACTCAACTGGCTAAACTTAGACGAGGACAGGGAGTCCAAACAGACTGTGATAGAAGGAGGAGTCACTTTCCACACTGCCAGTGTAAATACTGTGTGTGATGAGACTGTTGATAACATTGGCAGTACACATGTCCTTGGTGAGCATTTGAATGAGACCACCAGTAAAATTGTGGATGGTGTTGTAAAAG ACATCAATGGAAGCAGTTTATCAGATAATGCAGAAATGGACGAGGCACAACTAGCTCAACAACAG GACATAGTGCCCCAGAGCCTGCTTGAGAGTTACCTGGGGATGGCTGATCCGTCCCGGGCTCAGACTGTTGATACAGAGATCACTCGTCACTGTGCCTACAATCTGCCAGCAGTGGCCTACACACTAGGTCGAAAAAACTGGAACTGTATCAAGATGCTTTATGATGTACTAGCCACAGACATGCAG TGGAAGGTAAGAAGAACACTGGccttttccatacatgaaatgGCATTAATACTGGGAGAGGAAATAACACATAGAGACCTTGTTCCTGTATTTGATGGATTCCTCAAAGATTTAGATGAAGTTCGCATTGGAGTATTGAAACATTTAGCAGACTTTCTAAGG CTTTTAAAACCCAATATGCGACAACAATATCTTACTAAAGTGGAGTGCTTTATGAATACCGACAACTGTCGCAACTGGCGATTCCGACTTGAATTGGCAGA TCAGCTTATGTTGATGTCAGAGCTATTCTCTGCCCACGAAGTCAGCCACTACCTCCTGCCTTTAGGTATAACTTTAGCCGAGGACAAGGTGTCGGAAGTTCGCCAGGCAGCTTTCAGATTG CTAAGTATCATGCTGAAACGAATGGCTGaccaaaatgatgaaaaattaacTGTAGGTTTGGTTAAGGCATTGAAAGAAAAATTTGCAGAGAGCAATAAATGGGCCAGAAGACAAGT GTATGCTCAGTTGATAGAATATATACTAGAGGAGGATGCCGTTCCAATTGAGATCTTCACTACAGAACTGGTGCCAAGTCTTTTATCGCTATGTCATGATGTTGTGCCAAATGTGAGAATTTCTGTTGCCAAAACAATGTCTCGACACATATTCACACGTG AATATTTCACATCACCGAAGAACCCTCTGTATGATGAGATGTGTAAGACTCTACAGAATTTACAGTCGGACAGTGATCGTGATGTGCGTTTCTTTGCTTGTCCCCAGCAGGATACCTTTGTCGATCATGAGGAAGACCTTCATCCTGATTATATACAAGGAAATAACTATTCACAGGAAGAAACG CTTCCTGTGTAG